One Acidobacteriota bacterium DNA window includes the following coding sequences:
- a CDS encoding sigma-54 dependent transcriptional regulator has protein sequence MATRRRTRILAIDDEPAMLEWVRMLLDQEGYDVRTALVGARGDEVFRVWRPDLVVTDMLLPDVDGLDLLRRFKEASAEVEVIVLTGHGTVAKAVDAMKAGAFSFVEKPVAPDTLLAVLEKALERRELRNENEQLRRQLHGPSRLASVIGKSRRMHDLLELVENVASSDANILIQGENGTGKELIANALHFNSKRARGPFIKINCAAIPKELIESELFGYRKGAFTGAVADKEGLLETAQGGSLLLDEIGEMPAYLQTKLLRVLQEREYRPVGSDRTVPVDFRLICATNVDLDAALRDGKLREDLYFRINTITLRVPPLRERTEDIPLLCEHFLEKYRQRHQRAVRAIAPAAYHVLIRHRWPGNVRELENVIERGVLVAKGAEIVVGDLPESLREEPAGAKDFIVPPHRTLAEIEKMAIVQTLERTNWNKQEAAQILGLYRPTLYSKMKKHAIEDRGRAALARRSGPA, from the coding sequence ATGGCGACGAGAAGGCGCACGAGGATTCTGGCCATCGACGACGAGCCCGCGATGCTCGAGTGGGTGCGGATGCTGCTCGATCAGGAGGGGTACGACGTCCGGACGGCACTCGTGGGCGCTCGTGGCGACGAGGTGTTCCGGGTGTGGCGTCCCGACCTCGTGGTGACGGACATGTTGCTGCCCGACGTGGACGGCCTCGACCTGCTTCGGCGGTTCAAGGAGGCCAGCGCCGAGGTCGAGGTCATCGTGCTGACCGGGCACGGGACGGTGGCCAAGGCAGTCGACGCGATGAAGGCGGGCGCGTTCAGCTTCGTGGAGAAGCCGGTCGCTCCCGATACGTTGCTCGCGGTGCTCGAGAAGGCGCTCGAGCGGCGCGAGCTGCGCAACGAGAACGAGCAGTTGCGCCGGCAGTTGCACGGGCCATCGCGGCTCGCGAGTGTGATCGGCAAGAGCCGGCGGATGCACGACCTGCTCGAGCTGGTCGAGAACGTGGCGTCGAGCGACGCGAACATCCTGATCCAGGGCGAGAACGGGACCGGCAAGGAGCTCATTGCCAACGCGCTTCACTTCAACAGCAAGCGCGCGCGCGGGCCGTTCATCAAGATCAACTGCGCGGCCATCCCGAAGGAGCTGATCGAGTCGGAGCTCTTCGGCTACCGGAAGGGCGCGTTCACCGGGGCGGTCGCCGACAAGGAAGGGCTGCTCGAAACGGCGCAGGGGGGGTCGCTGCTGCTCGACGAGATCGGGGAGATGCCGGCGTACCTGCAGACGAAGCTGCTGCGGGTGCTGCAGGAACGCGAGTACCGGCCGGTCGGCAGCGATCGGACGGTGCCGGTCGACTTCCGGCTCATCTGCGCGACCAACGTCGACCTCGACGCGGCGCTTCGTGACGGCAAGCTTCGTGAAGACCTGTATTTCCGCATCAACACGATTACCCTCCGTGTGCCGCCCCTGCGCGAGCGCACCGAGGACATTCCGCTGCTCTGCGAGCACTTCCTCGAGAAGTACCGGCAGCGCCACCAGCGGGCGGTGCGTGCGATCGCCCCGGCCGCCTATCATGTGCTCATCCGGCATCGCTGGCCGGGCAACGTGCGCGAACTCGAGAACGTCATCGAGCGCGGGGTGCTCGTCGCGAAGGGCGCGGAGATCGTGGTAGGCGATCTGCCCGAGTCGCTGCGCGAGGAACCGGCCGGCGCGAAGGACTTCATCGTGCCGCCGCACCGGACGCTGGCCGAGATCGAGAAGATGGCGATCGTGCAGACGCTCGAGCGGACGAACTGGAACAAGCAGGAGGCGGCGCAGATCCTGGGGTTGTACCGCCCGACCCTGTACAGCAAGATGAAGAAGCACGCGATCGAGGACCGGGGCCGGGCGGCCCTGGCCCGGCGCAGCGGACCTGCCTGA
- a CDS encoding methylcrotonoyl-CoA carboxylase — MDVLESHVRPDTDEFRSNVAQLGHLVEELRQRLARVREGGGPRYLERHREQGKLPVRERISRLVDPGAPFLELSPLAAAGMYDDEMPAAGLVTGVGRVSGREVLIVANDATVKGGTYSPITVKKHLRAQQVALENHLPSVYLVDSGGAFLPLQAEVFPDREHFGRIFFNQARMSAAGLAQIAVVMGSCTAGGAYVPAMSDETVIVRGTGTIFLGGPPLVKAATGEEVTAEELGGADVHTRLSGVADYFAEDDPHAIQITRTIVSTLNTTKTLPADRTSVEAPACDPQELYGIVSADLRKPYDVREVIARLVDGSRFDEFKRRYATTIVTGFARLHGFLVGIVASNGVLFSESALKATHFIELCNQRGVPLIFLQNITGFIVGRQYERAGIAKDGAKLVHAVANSVVPKFTVIIGGSFGAGNYGMCGRAYDPRLLWMWPNARISVMGGEQAAGVLATVKRDQLAREGRTLGDDEDAAIRRPILDKYEREGSPYYSTARLWDDGVIDPCETRDLLGLALSMAFNAPIPEARYGVFRM, encoded by the coding sequence ATGGACGTCCTCGAATCGCACGTCCGACCCGACACCGACGAATTCCGGTCGAATGTGGCGCAGCTCGGCCACCTCGTCGAAGAGCTGCGGCAGCGCCTGGCCCGGGTCCGCGAGGGTGGTGGCCCACGCTATCTGGAGCGGCATCGTGAGCAGGGCAAGCTGCCGGTCCGGGAACGCATCAGCCGGCTCGTCGATCCCGGCGCACCGTTTCTCGAGCTCTCACCGCTGGCGGCCGCCGGCATGTACGACGACGAGATGCCGGCGGCCGGACTCGTGACGGGGGTGGGCCGCGTGTCGGGCCGGGAGGTGCTGATTGTCGCCAACGACGCGACGGTGAAGGGCGGCACCTACTCGCCCATCACCGTGAAGAAGCATCTTCGAGCCCAGCAGGTGGCGCTCGAGAACCACCTGCCCTCGGTCTACCTCGTCGACTCGGGCGGCGCCTTCCTGCCCCTCCAGGCCGAGGTCTTCCCCGACCGCGAGCACTTCGGACGAATCTTCTTCAATCAGGCGCGCATGTCGGCCGCCGGGCTCGCGCAGATCGCCGTGGTGATGGGATCGTGCACGGCCGGCGGGGCCTACGTCCCGGCGATGTCCGACGAGACGGTCATCGTCCGCGGCACGGGCACGATCTTCCTGGGAGGCCCGCCGCTCGTGAAAGCCGCGACGGGCGAGGAGGTGACCGCCGAGGAGCTCGGCGGCGCCGACGTGCACACGCGGCTCTCGGGCGTCGCCGACTACTTCGCCGAAGACGACCCGCACGCGATCCAGATCACCCGAACGATCGTCTCCACCCTCAACACGACGAAGACGCTGCCGGCCGACCGGACGAGTGTCGAAGCGCCCGCCTGCGACCCGCAGGAGCTGTACGGCATCGTCAGCGCCGATCTGCGCAAGCCGTACGACGTACGGGAGGTCATTGCGCGCCTCGTCGATGGCTCGCGCTTCGACGAGTTCAAGCGACGCTACGCGACGACCATCGTCACGGGCTTCGCGCGCCTGCACGGTTTCCTCGTCGGCATCGTCGCGAGTAACGGCGTCCTCTTCTCCGAGTCGGCCCTCAAGGCCACGCACTTCATCGAGCTCTGCAACCAGCGCGGCGTGCCGCTGATCTTCCTGCAGAACATCACGGGCTTCATCGTGGGGCGGCAGTACGAGCGAGCGGGCATCGCCAAGGACGGCGCGAAGCTGGTGCACGCGGTGGCCAACTCGGTCGTGCCCAAGTTCACCGTCATCATCGGGGGGTCGTTCGGGGCGGGCAACTACGGCATGTGCGGCCGCGCCTACGACCCGCGGCTACTCTGGATGTGGCCGAACGCCCGGATCTCGGTCATGGGCGGGGAGCAGGCGGCCGGCGTGCTCGCCACGGTGAAGCGCGATCAGCTCGCGCGCGAGGGTCGAACGCTCGGCGACGACGAGGACGCCGCCATCCGCCGGCCGATTCTCGACAAGTACGAGCGCGAAGGCTCGCCGTACTATTCGACCGCGAGGCTGTGGGACGACGGGGTGATCGACCCGTGCGAGACGCGCGACCTGCTCGGCCTCGCCCTGTCGATGGCGTTCAACGCTCCCATCCCGGAGGCGCGCTACGGTGTCTTCCGCATGTAG
- a CDS encoding ATP-grasp domain-containing protein, with the protein MRGGAVIRRLLVANRGEIAVRVIKACRELGIESVALYSDADVDALHARLADRAERVGPAPSVDSYLAIDRVIDAARRAGADAIHPGYGFLAENPEFAAAVTDAGLVFVGPPAHVIATMGSKTAARRVMAAAGVPVVPGIEPDDQTTDGLAAAIARLGYPALVKPAAGGGGKGMRIVTSADGAREAVDAARREAVAAFGDGSLYVERFVERPRHIEVQVLADTFGQVVHLFERECSMQRRHQKVVEESPSLALSPGLRAKMGETAVAAARAAGYVNAGTIEFLFEGRGDEARFYFLEMNTRLQVEHPVTELVTGIDLVHAQIAVARGEPLPWTQAALGQRGHAIECRVYAESPARQFLPQAGRLLLYREPAGPGVRVDSGVVEGSEVSVHYDPLLAKLIVSAETRERAIDRALAALSQFPILGIETNLGFLRRLLSHPAFRAGDIDTGFIEREHDALAAPPAGTRRATLVLAAAAAIHGASLAASEAPPTPRRADPWATLSGWRAGA; encoded by the coding sequence GTGCGGGGCGGCGCCGTGATCCGGCGGCTGCTCGTCGCCAATCGCGGCGAGATCGCCGTGCGCGTCATCAAGGCGTGCCGCGAACTCGGCATCGAGAGCGTCGCCCTGTACTCGGATGCCGACGTCGATGCGCTGCACGCCCGGCTCGCCGACCGCGCCGAGCGCGTCGGCCCCGCACCGTCGGTCGACTCCTACCTCGCCATCGATCGCGTCATCGACGCCGCCCGGCGGGCGGGAGCCGACGCGATCCATCCCGGGTACGGCTTCCTCGCCGAGAATCCCGAGTTCGCGGCCGCCGTGACCGATGCGGGCCTCGTCTTCGTCGGTCCGCCCGCGCACGTCATCGCGACCATGGGGTCGAAGACGGCGGCCCGCCGGGTCATGGCGGCAGCCGGCGTGCCCGTGGTTCCCGGCATCGAACCGGACGACCAGACGACCGACGGTCTCGCTGCGGCCATCGCGAGGCTCGGGTACCCGGCGCTCGTCAAGCCGGCGGCGGGAGGCGGCGGCAAGGGCATGCGCATCGTGACGTCGGCCGACGGCGCGCGCGAGGCCGTCGACGCCGCAAGACGCGAGGCCGTGGCCGCCTTTGGCGACGGGTCCCTGTACGTCGAACGATTCGTGGAGCGGCCGCGGCACATCGAGGTCCAGGTGCTGGCCGACACCTTCGGCCAGGTCGTCCACCTCTTCGAGCGCGAGTGCTCGATGCAGCGCCGTCACCAGAAGGTCGTCGAGGAAAGCCCGTCGTTGGCGCTCTCGCCCGGCCTGCGCGCGAAGATGGGCGAGACGGCCGTCGCCGCCGCGCGCGCGGCCGGGTACGTGAACGCGGGCACGATCGAGTTCCTGTTCGAGGGCCGCGGCGACGAAGCGCGGTTCTACTTTCTCGAGATGAACACGCGCCTGCAGGTCGAACACCCCGTCACCGAGCTCGTGACCGGCATCGACCTCGTCCACGCCCAGATCGCCGTCGCACGTGGCGAGCCGCTCCCGTGGACGCAGGCCGCGCTGGGGCAGCGCGGCCACGCGATCGAGTGCCGCGTGTACGCCGAGTCGCCGGCCCGGCAGTTCCTCCCCCAGGCCGGGCGTCTTCTCCTCTATCGGGAACCCGCCGGCCCGGGCGTGCGTGTCGACTCCGGCGTCGTCGAGGGATCGGAGGTCTCGGTGCACTACGATCCGCTGCTCGCCAAGCTGATCGTGTCGGCCGAGACGCGCGAGCGGGCCATCGACCGCGCGCTCGCCGCGCTCTCGCAGTTCCCGATTCTGGGCATCGAAACCAATCTCGGCTTCCTCCGCCGGCTGCTGTCGCACCCCGCGTTCCGGGCGGGCGACATCGACACCGGCTTCATCGAGCGCGAGCACGACGCGCTCGCCGCGCCGCCCGCGGGCACGCGGCGGGCCACGCTGGTGCTGGCCGCGGCGGCGGCCATTCACGGGGCATCGCTCGCCGCCAGCGAGGCGCCACCGACGCCGCGCCGAGCCGACCCCTGGGCCACGCTCTCCGGGTGGAGGGCGGGAGCTTGA
- a CDS encoding acetyl-CoA carboxylase biotin carboxyl carrier protein subunit: GARVASGDTLVVLEAMKMELPLRAPHDAVVAEIRCAAGELVEPGVVLVELKAFEGAEEAEGAEEGHRKGAEAQRRAED; the protein is encoded by the coding sequence CAGGCGCGCGCGTCGCCAGCGGCGACACGCTGGTCGTGCTCGAGGCGATGAAGATGGAGCTGCCCCTCCGCGCGCCTCACGACGCCGTCGTCGCCGAGATCCGATGTGCCGCAGGCGAGCTGGTGGAGCCTGGAGTGGTGCTGGTGGAACTGAAAGCGTTCGAGGGCGCGGAGGAGGCGGAGGGCGCGGAGGAAGGACACCGCAAAGGCGCAGAGGCGCAGAGACGCGCAGAGGATTGA
- a CDS encoding hydroxymethylglutaryl-CoA lyase gives MAQVSTLTLPAKVTIVEVGPRDGLQNEAAEVATADKIAFVDRLGAAGLPVVEVTAFVSPRWVPRMADAEAVLAGITRRPGTRYAALVPNLRGLERALSAGVDELAIFAAASETFSRRNINQDIDTALATYREVCREALGAGVRVRGYLSTSFGCPFEGAVPVERVADVAARLVDLGVFEVSVSDTIGVANPGQVGPVVAAVARHTPLAAVALHFHDTRGMALANVLAGLLAGVTTFDASAGGLGGCPFAPGAAGNLATEDLVHMLDGLGIETGVSLAGVVEASRLTARAVGHPLPSRVYQALSRST, from the coding sequence ATGGCACAGGTCTCCACGCTCACGCTGCCCGCGAAGGTCACCATCGTCGAGGTCGGCCCGCGCGACGGCCTGCAGAACGAGGCGGCCGAGGTGGCGACCGCCGACAAGATCGCCTTCGTCGACCGCCTCGGCGCGGCCGGGCTTCCGGTCGTCGAGGTGACGGCGTTCGTCAGCCCGCGCTGGGTGCCCAGGATGGCCGACGCGGAGGCCGTGCTCGCCGGCATCACGCGGCGCCCGGGCACGCGATATGCGGCGCTCGTGCCCAACCTGCGCGGCCTCGAGCGCGCGCTCTCGGCGGGCGTCGACGAGCTCGCCATCTTCGCGGCGGCCTCCGAGACGTTCAGCCGCAGGAACATCAACCAGGACATCGACACGGCGCTCGCCACCTACCGGGAGGTCTGCCGCGAGGCGCTCGGTGCCGGCGTCAGAGTGCGAGGCTACCTGTCGACGTCGTTCGGGTGCCCCTTCGAAGGGGCCGTGCCCGTCGAGCGGGTCGCCGACGTCGCGGCCCGCCTCGTCGACCTCGGCGTGTTCGAGGTCTCGGTGAGCGACACGATCGGCGTAGCGAACCCTGGGCAGGTCGGCCCCGTCGTCGCGGCCGTGGCGAGGCACACGCCCCTCGCGGCGGTGGCGCTGCACTTCCACGACACGCGGGGCATGGCGCTCGCCAACGTCCTCGCCGGGTTGCTGGCAGGCGTCACGACGTTCGATGCGTCTGCCGGTGGCCTCGGCGGGTGCCCGTTCGCGCCCGGCGCCGCCGGCAACCTCGCCACCGAGGATCTGGTTCACATGCTCGATGGCCTCGGCATCGAAACCGGCGTCTCGCTGGCGGGGGTCGTCGAGGCCTCACGGCTCACGGCACGGGCGGTGGGTCACCCGCTGCCGTCGCGCGTCTATCAGGCTCTCTCCCGCTCGACCTGA
- a CDS encoding 4Fe-4S binding protein: MLIPAFVTRDSRRPARPEPPVRPRPVKKLTERAAPEHSQTWRLAFQIGFLLLNLWIGARFYFFVRYYETGGQTVFVPRPPGVEGWLPIAALMNLKFAVETWTIPPVHAAGLFLLVAFLTMSLVMRKSFCSWLCPIGTISEWLWQGGEAMFGRTFALPRWLDVPLRSLKYVLLGLFVYAIGKMSAEAIQAFLTTPYGLIADVKMLDFFRKMGTTSAVVVGVLLLLSVPLRNPWCRYLCPYGAMVGLVALFSPTRIRRSPDACIDCAKCAKACPSLLPVDRLVTVKSAECTACLLCVAACPAKGALQFTAPRRRPVPAWALAAAVFVIFVGIVGAARFAGHWHTPVPERLYFDLIPRAHEFGHP, from the coding sequence ATGCTCATTCCCGCGTTCGTCACCCGCGACAGCCGTCGCCCCGCACGTCCCGAACCGCCCGTGCGCCCCCGCCCCGTGAAGAAGCTCACGGAGCGCGCGGCCCCCGAACACAGCCAGACATGGCGGCTCGCCTTCCAGATTGGCTTCCTGCTCCTGAACCTCTGGATTGGCGCCAGGTTCTACTTCTTCGTCCGCTACTACGAGACCGGTGGACAGACCGTGTTCGTACCCCGTCCGCCGGGCGTCGAAGGGTGGCTGCCGATCGCCGCGCTGATGAACCTGAAGTTCGCGGTCGAGACCTGGACCATTCCGCCGGTCCACGCCGCCGGGCTCTTCCTGCTCGTCGCGTTCCTGACGATGTCGCTCGTGATGCGGAAGTCGTTCTGCAGCTGGCTGTGCCCGATTGGCACCATCTCCGAGTGGCTGTGGCAGGGCGGCGAGGCGATGTTCGGGCGGACCTTCGCGCTCCCGCGCTGGCTCGACGTGCCGCTGCGCAGCCTCAAGTACGTGCTGCTCGGGCTCTTCGTCTACGCCATCGGCAAGATGTCGGCCGAGGCGATCCAGGCGTTCCTCACGACCCCGTACGGCCTGATCGCCGACGTGAAGATGCTCGACTTCTTCAGGAAGATGGGCACGACGTCGGCCGTGGTCGTGGGCGTGCTGCTCCTGCTGTCGGTGCCGCTCAGGAACCCCTGGTGCCGCTATCTCTGCCCGTACGGGGCGATGGTGGGCCTCGTGGCGCTCTTCAGTCCGACGCGCATCCGTCGATCGCCCGACGCCTGCATCGACTGTGCGAAGTGCGCGAAAGCGTGCCCGTCACTGCTGCCGGTCGACCGGCTCGTGACGGTGAAGTCGGCCGAGTGCACGGCGTGCCTGCTGTGCGTCGCCGCGTGCCCGGCCAAGGGCGCGCTGCAATTCACCGCGCCCCGCCGGCGGCCGGTGCCCGCCTGGGCCCTGGCCGCGGCCGTCTTCGTCATCTTCGTCGGCATCGTCGGGGCGGCCCGCTTCGCGGGCCACTGGCACACGCCGGTTCCGGAACGGCTCTACTTCGATCTGATCCCGCGGGCCCACGAGTTCGGCCACCCGTAA